A window of the Ochotona princeps isolate mOchPri1 chromosome 30, mOchPri1.hap1, whole genome shotgun sequence genome harbors these coding sequences:
- the CLDN18 gene encoding claudin-18 isoform X2 codes for MATTTYQVVGFLLSMLGLAGCIAATAMDTWSTQDLYDNPVTSVFQYEGLWRSCVRQSSGFTECRPYFTILGLPAMLQAVRALMVVGIVLGAFGILVSIFALKCIRIGSMEDSAKANMTLTSGIIFIISGLCAIIGVSVFANMLVTNFWMSTANTYSGVGGMVQTVQTRYTFGAALFVGWVAGGLTLIGGVMMCIACRGLAPDNTNYKTVSYHASGHNVAYKPGGFKASTGFGSNTKSKRIYDGGARGEDEVQSQPSKYDYV; via the exons ATGGCCACCACCACGTACCAAGTGGTTGGCTTCCTCCTGTCCATGCTGGGGCTGGCGGGCTGCATCGCCGCCACGGCCATGGACACgtggagcacccaggacctgTACGACAACCCTGTGACCTCCGTGTTCCAGTACGAAGGGCTCTGGAGGAGCTGCGTGCGGCAGAGCTCAGGGTTCACCGAGTGCCGGCCCTACTTCACCATTCTGGGGCTTCCAG CCATGCTGCAGGCGGTGCGGGCCCTGATGGTTGTGGGCATAGTCCTGGGTGCTTTTGGCATCCTAGTGTCCATCTTTGCCCTGAAATGCATTCGTATTGGCAGCATGGAGGACTCTGCCAAGGCCAACATGACCCTAACCTCCGGGATCATATTCATCATCTCAg GTCTGTGTGCCATTATTGGAGTGTCCGTCTTTGCCAACATGCTGGTCACTAACTTCTGGATGTCCACAGCTAACACGTACTCTGGTGTGGGTGGAATGGTACAGACAGTTCAGACCAG GTACACCTTTGGAGCAGCTCTGTTCGTGGGCTGGGTGGCTGGAGGTCTCACCTTAATTGGAGGTGTGATGATGTGCATTGCCTGCCGGGGCCTGGCACCTGATAACACCAA CTACAAAACCGTGTCTTACCACGCCTCGGGCCACAATGTGGCCTACAAGCCTGGAGGCTTCAAGGCCAGCACCGGCTTTGGGTCCAACACCAAAAGCAAGAGGATATATGACGGGGGTGCCCGTGGAGAGGATGAAGTGCAGTCTCAGCCTTCCAAGTACGACTACGTGTAG
- the CLDN18 gene encoding claudin-18 isoform X1, with amino-acid sequence MAVTACQGLGFVVSLIGFAGIIAATCMDQWSTQDLYNNPVTAVYNYQGLWRSCVRESSGFTECRGYFTLLGLPAMLQAVRALMVVGIVLGAFGILVSIFALKCIRIGSMEDSAKANMTLTSGIIFIISGLCAIIGVSVFANMLVTNFWMSTANTYSGVGGMVQTVQTRYTFGAALFVGWVAGGLTLIGGVMMCIACRGLAPDNTNYKTVSYHASGHNVAYKPGGFKASTGFGSNTKSKRIYDGGARGEDEVQSQPSKYDYV; translated from the exons ATGGCCGTGACTGCCTGCCAGGGCCTGGGGTTCGTGGTCTCACTGATCGGGTTTGCGGGCATTATTGCTGCCACCTGCATGGAccaatggagcacccaggacttatACAACAACCCCGTAACAGCCGTGTACAACTACCAAGGGCTGTGGCGCTCCTGCGTCCGAGAGAGCTCAGGCTTCACGGAGTGCCGGGGTTACTTCACCCTGCTGGGACTGCCAG CCATGCTGCAGGCGGTGCGGGCCCTGATGGTTGTGGGCATAGTCCTGGGTGCTTTTGGCATCCTAGTGTCCATCTTTGCCCTGAAATGCATTCGTATTGGCAGCATGGAGGACTCTGCCAAGGCCAACATGACCCTAACCTCCGGGATCATATTCATCATCTCAg GTCTGTGTGCCATTATTGGAGTGTCCGTCTTTGCCAACATGCTGGTCACTAACTTCTGGATGTCCACAGCTAACACGTACTCTGGTGTGGGTGGAATGGTACAGACAGTTCAGACCAG GTACACCTTTGGAGCAGCTCTGTTCGTGGGCTGGGTGGCTGGAGGTCTCACCTTAATTGGAGGTGTGATGATGTGCATTGCCTGCCGGGGCCTGGCACCTGATAACACCAA CTACAAAACCGTGTCTTACCACGCCTCGGGCCACAATGTGGCCTACAAGCCTGGAGGCTTCAAGGCCAGCACCGGCTTTGGGTCCAACACCAAAAGCAAGAGGATATATGACGGGGGTGCCCGTGGAGAGGATGAAGTGCAGTCTCAGCCTTCCAAGTACGACTACGTGTAG